A region from the Brachyspira hampsonii genome encodes:
- the mutL gene encoding DNA mismatch repair endonuclease MutL, translating to MIKNIIKLPQSVANRIAAGEVIERPASMLKELLENAIDSGASNIEVSVEEAGIKSMIVEDDGSGIRFNELPLAITHHATSKIHSIEDLDSIYTLGFRGEALASISDVTNLEIVSKSVEESNGGKIVVEGGKIIEHKPAAASQGTKIIAKNLFFNIPARYKFLKHISREFFLVKEVFDMEALVQPQISMKLKNNGKVVSSYIKVDTLKERIENYLSDNNVFRNLIEIEIERDDVSIYGLFSNSKISQSIRKNNFIFLNNRPIENRVLAYAIKNAYSNAIPKERYPFFFLYINIDSSKIDVNVHPSKKEVRIKNEREISGILYNTIVNNINSGSNLDSVNIEVDIDKDITPTFPIQNNNYNTYNTSNYNTESSNEKKYDNTNYSNNNYAQYDLNVENNDNIIEENNTNKEINLNSNNFSTNNIEFGEYTRAIGQVFSSYIVAERGGEMYIIDQHAAYERLNYERIYKTLMSKKIEYEKLLIPCEIEYRDYEIDILNASKESIESLGIKFEANSKHSIIIEDIPIYIPRNQKIEKIIKDILDIYINKGDNNNLEKVIKHTCSTISCKYSPKAGDKLSNSDMQTLLDLLEEENILTNCPHGRPFVLRLSKEYLDKKFFR from the coding sequence ATGATTAAAAATATTATAAAACTGCCTCAATCTGTAGCAAATCGTATAGCTGCCGGAGAAGTTATAGAAAGACCTGCATCTATGCTTAAAGAATTATTAGAAAATGCAATAGATTCTGGGGCCTCGAATATAGAGGTTTCTGTAGAAGAAGCTGGAATTAAATCTATGATTGTAGAAGATGACGGAAGCGGAATAAGATTCAATGAACTTCCTCTGGCTATAACTCATCATGCTACAAGTAAAATACATTCTATAGAAGATTTGGATTCAATATATACATTAGGCTTTAGAGGAGAGGCTTTAGCATCTATATCAGATGTTACTAATTTAGAAATAGTTTCAAAAAGTGTAGAAGAAAGCAATGGGGGAAAAATAGTAGTAGAAGGAGGTAAGATAATAGAACATAAACCTGCTGCTGCTTCGCAGGGTACAAAAATTATAGCTAAAAATTTATTCTTTAATATACCGGCAAGATATAAATTTCTTAAGCATATTTCAAGAGAATTTTTCCTTGTTAAAGAAGTTTTCGATATGGAAGCATTAGTTCAGCCTCAAATTTCTATGAAACTTAAAAATAATGGCAAAGTTGTAAGTTCATATATAAAAGTTGACACTTTAAAAGAAAGAATAGAAAATTATCTCTCTGACAACAATGTATTTAGAAATTTAATAGAAATCGAAATAGAAAGAGATGATGTATCAATATACGGTTTATTTTCTAACTCAAAAATAAGCCAATCCATAAGAAAAAATAATTTTATATTCTTAAATAACAGACCTATAGAGAATAGAGTTCTTGCTTATGCAATAAAAAATGCATATTCAAATGCTATACCTAAAGAGAGATACCCTTTCTTTTTCTTATACATAAATATTGACAGCAGTAAAATAGATGTGAATGTTCATCCTAGTAAAAAAGAAGTGAGAATAAAAAATGAGAGGGAGATTTCAGGTATACTGTATAATACTATAGTAAATAATATAAATTCAGGAAGCAATTTAGATTCTGTTAATATAGAAGTAGATATTGATAAAGATATAACCCCTACTTTTCCTATACAGAATAATAATTACAATACATATAATACTTCAAATTATAATACTGAATCATCAAATGAAAAAAAATATGATAATACAAACTATTCTAATAATAATTATGCTCAATATGATTTAAATGTAGAAAACAATGACAATATAATAGAAGAAAATAATACTAATAAAGAAATAAATTTAAATAGCAATAATTTTAGCACTAATAATATAGAATTTGGAGAGTATACAAGAGCCATAGGACAGGTATTTTCTTCATACATAGTGGCTGAAAGAGGCGGAGAAATGTACATAATAGATCAGCATGCCGCTTATGAAAGGCTTAATTATGAAAGAATATACAAAACTCTTATGTCGAAAAAAATAGAATATGAAAAACTCCTTATACCTTGTGAAATTGAGTACAGAGATTATGAAATTGATATTTTAAATGCCTCAAAAGAATCAATAGAATCATTAGGAATAAAATTTGAAGCCAATTCAAAGCATAGCATTATAATAGAAGATATACCAATATACATTCCTAGAAATCAAAAAATAGAAAAAATAATAAAAGACATTTTAGACATATATATAAATAAAGGCGACAATAATAATTTAGAAAAAGTAATAAAACACACTTGCTCTACTATATCATGCAAATATTCACCAAAGGCTGGAGATAAACTTTCAAACAGCGATATGCAGACATTACTTGATTTGCTTGAAGAAGAAAATATACTTACAAACTGCCCTCATGGAAGACCTTTTGTGTTAAGGCTCTCAAAAGAATATTTAGATAAAAAATTCTTTAGATAA
- a CDS encoding DUF58 domain-containing protein, with amino-acid sequence MFKDSGITTQDLLRSVRQIEIKTSRIVNSYFAGQYHSAFKGQGIEFDEVRKYTIGDDVRAMDWKVSARYNEPFIKRFREERELSVIILADFSASTDFGFTKTKHNLIVELSALLSFSALKNNDKVGLLIFTDTVEKFIPLNKGKNHVLRIIRELIEFTPKSTQTNAASALEYFNRIQKRDSITFLITDACCELPKKEIDITRKRHDFIVCLVNDRLEYHLPSLGGTLVLSDLENDDYVYFDMSNKKIREEYLNEQNRIMEERLDFLKRNSIERIILDTSSDYVNDVMKFFVKRRR; translated from the coding sequence ATGTTTAAAGACAGCGGCATAACAACTCAGGATTTACTTAGATCCGTAAGACAAATAGAAATAAAAACTTCAAGAATAGTGAATTCATATTTTGCAGGGCAGTATCATTCTGCTTTCAAAGGTCAGGGTATAGAGTTTGATGAAGTTAGAAAGTATACTATAGGCGATGATGTTAGAGCGATGGATTGGAAGGTTAGTGCTAGGTATAATGAGCCTTTCATAAAACGGTTTAGAGAGGAACGAGAACTTAGCGTTATAATACTTGCAGATTTTTCAGCATCCACAGATTTCGGATTCACTAAAACAAAACATAATTTAATAGTTGAGCTTAGTGCTTTGCTTAGCTTTTCAGCTTTAAAAAATAATGATAAAGTAGGACTTTTAATATTTACTGATACGGTGGAGAAATTTATTCCTTTAAATAAAGGCAAAAATCATGTTCTTAGAATAATAAGAGAGCTTATAGAGTTTACTCCTAAAAGTACGCAGACTAATGCAGCTAGTGCCTTAGAATATTTTAATAGAATACAGAAAAGAGACAGCATTACTTTTTTGATAACAGATGCCTGCTGCGAACTTCCTAAAAAGGAAATAGATATTACAAGAAAGCGTCATGATTTTATAGTATGTTTGGTTAATGATAGGCTTGAGTATCATCTTCCTAGTTTGGGAGGTACTTTGGTATTGTCTGATTTGGAAAATGATGATTATGTTTATTTCGATATGTCTAATAAAAAAATAAGAGAAGAATATCTTAATGAGCAGAATAGGATTATGGAAGAAAGACTAGATTTTTTAAAAAGAAATTCTATAGAGCGTATAATTCTTGATACTTCTAGTGATTATGTTAATGATGTAATGAAGTTTTTTGTCAAAAGAAGAAGGTAA
- a CDS encoding ankyrin repeat domain-containing protein, with product MLRKSLIIIFLLITGILYSQESQEPPVNIPIIKAIANNDIKTLQKLIEDGADVNVKDAEGNTPLIWASLLGLDKIVEELLSSGADINMGNSFGNTPIMAAVLEGNNGTIRTLISKGADLNIKNKDGWTAVMWACVNGNLSVLKMLVNARAEINVKDINGSTPLMVASDSGYTDIVKELIKLDVNVNEKNNFGDTAIMMGAIIGDASIVRELIKAGANIDEKGSNGGAALIYASRFGRIEVVRELLKNNADVNITADDGTSPILAACIDGHSDIVKELIKNNADINKPDNVGYCPLIVSAIEDHIVIVEALLNAGADIEAVTKEGYTALMGAAIRGNLEMAQVLLDAGADINHKAPNGKTALSMAEEKEQEEMVNFLKANNAK from the coding sequence ATGTTAAGAAAATCATTAATTATAATTTTTCTTTTGATTACAGGTATTTTATATTCTCAGGAATCTCAGGAGCCTCCTGTAAATATACCAATAATAAAGGCTATAGCCAATAATGATATTAAGACTTTACAGAAATTGATAGAAGATGGTGCGGATGTGAATGTTAAAGATGCAGAAGGGAATACTCCGCTTATATGGGCTTCTCTTCTTGGATTGGATAAGATAGTGGAAGAATTATTATCAAGTGGTGCTGATATTAATATGGGTAATAGTTTTGGAAATACTCCTATAATGGCTGCGGTATTAGAGGGAAATAATGGTACTATAAGAACTTTAATATCAAAAGGTGCTGATTTAAATATTAAGAATAAAGACGGATGGACTGCTGTAATGTGGGCTTGTGTTAATGGGAATTTATCTGTTCTTAAAATGCTTGTCAATGCAAGGGCTGAGATTAATGTAAAAGATATTAATGGAAGCACACCTTTAATGGTGGCATCAGACAGCGGATATACTGATATAGTTAAAGAGCTTATAAAGTTAGATGTTAATGTAAATGAAAAGAATAATTTTGGAGATACTGCCATAATGATGGGAGCTATTATTGGGGATGCATCTATTGTACGAGAATTAATTAAAGCTGGTGCAAATATAGATGAAAAAGGATCTAATGGGGGAGCTGCTTTGATATATGCATCAAGGTTTGGAAGAATAGAGGTAGTGAGGGAATTATTAAAAAATAATGCAGATGTTAATATTACAGCTGATGATGGTACTTCTCCTATATTAGCTGCATGTATAGACGGACACAGTGATATTGTAAAAGAATTAATAAAAAATAATGCTGACATTAACAAGCCTGATAATGTAGGATATTGTCCATTGATAGTTTCTGCTATAGAGGATCATATAGTAATAGTTGAGGCTTTATTAAATGCGGGAGCTGATATTGAAGCGGTTACTAAAGAGGGGTATACGGCATTAATGGGGGCAGCTATTAGAGGAAACTTAGAAATGGCTCAGGTTTTGCTAGATGCAGGAGCTGATATAAATCATAAAGCACCTAATGGAAAAACGGCATTAAGCATGGCAGAAGAAAAAGAACAGGAAGAGATGGTGAATTTTTTGAAAGCCAACAATGCAAAATAA
- a CDS encoding enoyl-CoA hydratase-related protein yields MEFIKYEEKGMIGIITISREKALNALNSQVLDEIEKTFDSVNINNIRCLILTGAGEKSFVAGADISQMSTSSKAEGEAFGKKGNDVFRKIETFPIPVIAAINGFALGGGCEIAMSCDIRICSDNAIFGQPEVGLGITPGFGGTQRLPRIVGVGMAKQIIYSAKNIKADEALRIGLVNAVYPQAELMAAAEKLANSIAAAAPIAVRNCKKAINEGLQVDMDKAIVIEEKLFGDCFETEDQKEGMKAFLEKRKVEKFVNK; encoded by the coding sequence ATGGAATTCATTAAATATGAAGAAAAAGGTATGATTGGTATTATAACCATAAGCAGAGAAAAAGCTCTTAATGCCCTAAATTCTCAGGTTTTAGATGAAATCGAAAAAACTTTTGATTCTGTAAATATTAATAATATAAGATGTTTAATATTAACAGGTGCCGGCGAAAAATCGTTTGTTGCAGGTGCTGATATATCTCAAATGAGTACATCTAGTAAAGCAGAAGGCGAGGCTTTTGGTAAAAAAGGAAATGATGTATTTAGAAAAATAGAAACTTTTCCTATTCCTGTAATAGCTGCTATTAATGGATTCGCTTTGGGCGGAGGATGTGAAATAGCTATGAGCTGCGATATTCGTATTTGTTCTGACAATGCTATATTTGGTCAGCCTGAAGTAGGACTTGGTATTACTCCTGGTTTCGGAGGTACTCAAAGACTTCCTAGAATAGTTGGCGTAGGCATGGCTAAACAGATAATTTATAGTGCTAAAAATATTAAAGCTGATGAAGCATTGAGAATAGGACTTGTTAATGCTGTTTATCCTCAAGCAGAACTTATGGCTGCTGCTGAAAAATTGGCTAATTCTATAGCTGCTGCTGCTCCTATAGCTGTAAGAAATTGTAAAAAAGCTATTAATGAAGGCTTACAAGTTGATATGGACAAAGCTATCGTTATAGAAGAAAAATTATTTGGCGATTGTTTTGAAACTGAGGATCAAAAAGAGGGTATGAAAGCTTTCTTAGAAAAAAGAAAAGTTGAAAAATTTGTTAATAAATAA
- a CDS encoding MBL fold metallo-hydrolase, with amino-acid sequence MSFWKKTFFIYLILVFSVFAAEKTPMDYLNDNTPLKPTKVFDNVYCIGSVSVVAWVISTSEGLILIDSMWDNRDAKLIEDGIKVFGLDPKDLKYIILSHGHGDHYGGANYLREKYGAKVLLTKTDTDLMNNLNTGANSPRSPKTKVDIYSKDKDIIKLGDTSITILETPGHTPGCTSFIFPVKFRGKEYTAVLWGGTGLPKDRDSILKYKTSAEYFKKESISRNALVSLTAHLFADNGYANLEKAGSLKSGEQNPFIMSKENMEKYLNSLIERAEKELNK; translated from the coding sequence ATGTCATTTTGGAAAAAAACCTTTTTCATTTATTTAATATTAGTTTTTTCAGTCTTTGCAGCTGAAAAAACTCCAATGGATTACCTAAATGACAACACCCCATTAAAACCTACAAAAGTATTTGATAATGTATACTGTATAGGTTCTGTGAGTGTTGTCGCTTGGGTAATAAGTACATCAGAAGGCTTAATATTAATAGATTCTATGTGGGACAACAGAGATGCAAAACTCATAGAAGACGGCATTAAAGTTTTCGGATTAGATCCAAAAGATTTAAAATATATTATATTAAGTCATGGACATGGAGATCATTACGGCGGAGCTAATTATTTGAGAGAAAAATACGGAGCTAAAGTTCTGCTTACAAAAACAGATACAGATTTAATGAACAATTTAAATACAGGTGCCAATTCACCTCGATCTCCAAAAACAAAAGTTGATATATATTCAAAAGATAAGGATATAATAAAACTCGGAGATACAAGCATCACTATATTAGAAACTCCCGGACATACACCTGGATGCACTTCTTTTATATTTCCTGTAAAATTCAGAGGAAAAGAATATACTGCCGTGCTTTGGGGAGGAACAGGATTACCAAAAGATAGAGATTCCATATTAAAATATAAAACTTCAGCTGAATATTTTAAAAAAGAATCTATTTCAAGAAATGCATTAGTATCATTAACAGCACATCTATTTGCAGATAATGGATATGCTAACTTAGAAAAAGCAGGCAGTCTAAAATCAGGAGAACAAAATCCATTTATTATGTCAAAAGAAAATATGGAAAAGTATTTAAACTCTTTAATAGAAAGGGCTGAAAAAGAATTAAATAAATAA
- a CDS encoding MarR family winged helix-turn-helix transcriptional regulator has translation MYAIIKLVYDSIFYKELNIKNIGYDVCYTARKIYQYIGKQINGFDITPEQLIVLKELAKEEGISQKELSLRLDKDQNTVKAMIDKLEIKSFIIRKENNLDKRAFSLFLTDKAKKDLPIIENYENQVLENIVKELNHEDKNKFISILAKIRKNISDV, from the coding sequence ATATATGCTATCATAAAATTAGTTTATGATAGCATTTTTTATAAGGAGCTTAATATTAAAAATATAGGATATGATGTTTGTTATACTGCAAGAAAAATATATCAGTATATAGGCAAACAAATAAATGGATTTGATATTACACCCGAACAGTTAATAGTATTAAAGGAGCTTGCCAAAGAAGAAGGAATATCTCAAAAAGAATTATCATTAAGACTTGATAAAGATCAGAATACTGTTAAAGCGATGATAGATAAATTAGAAATAAAATCTTTCATAATAAGAAAAGAAAATAACCTAGATAAAAGAGCTTTTTCATTATTCCTTACAGATAAAGCTAAAAAAGATCTACCTATTATAGAAAATTATGAAAATCAAGTTTTAGAAAATATAGTAAAAGAATTAAATCATGAAGATAAAAACAAATTCATATCTATATTAGCAAAAATCAGGAAAAATATATCAGATGTATAG
- a CDS encoding acetyl-CoA C-acetyltransferase — protein MSRKIVIASACRTAIGSMGGSLSTVPAAELGAIVIKEALNRAKVAPNQVDMVYMGCVIQASQGQNVARQSSIKAGLPVEVPAMTINVVCGSGLDAVNIAANMIAAGNADIVVAGGTENMSLAPYALKKARYGYRMGNDTIMDTMVNDALWDAFNNYHMGITAENVCDDWKLTREELDAFAANSQQKAVKAQEAGAFKKEIVPVTIKTKKGDIVFDKDEGPRPGTTVESLAKLRPAFKPDGGKVTAGNASSINDGAAAVVVMSEEKAKELGIKPMATWIAGGLGGVEPRIMGIGPVAATKKLLAKTGLTIKDFDIIESNEAFAAQSVAVGKELGIDVEKQLNPNGGAIALGHPVGASGCRILVTLLHEMEAKNAKRGLATLCIGGGMGCATIVERE, from the coding sequence ATGTCTAGAAAAATAGTAATAGCAAGTGCCTGCCGTACAGCAATAGGAAGTATGGGCGGATCTTTAAGCACAGTTCCAGCTGCTGAACTTGGTGCAATAGTTATAAAAGAAGCTTTAAATAGAGCTAAAGTTGCTCCTAATCAAGTTGATATGGTATATATGGGTTGCGTTATACAAGCATCACAAGGTCAGAATGTTGCTCGTCAAAGTTCTATAAAAGCAGGCTTACCTGTAGAAGTACCTGCTATGACAATAAATGTTGTTTGCGGTTCAGGACTTGATGCAGTAAATATAGCTGCTAATATGATAGCTGCTGGAAATGCTGACATAGTAGTTGCCGGCGGTACTGAAAATATGTCATTAGCACCTTATGCACTTAAAAAAGCTCGTTATGGTTACAGAATGGGTAATGATACAATAATGGATACTATGGTTAATGATGCACTTTGGGATGCATTCAATAACTATCACATGGGTATAACAGCAGAAAATGTTTGTGATGATTGGAAACTTACAAGAGAAGAATTAGATGCATTTGCTGCTAATTCTCAGCAAAAAGCTGTTAAAGCTCAGGAAGCTGGTGCTTTCAAAAAAGAAATAGTACCTGTAACTATTAAAACTAAAAAAGGCGATATAGTATTTGATAAAGATGAAGGTCCAAGACCTGGAACTACAGTAGAAAGTTTGGCTAAATTAAGACCAGCATTCAAACCGGACGGCGGAAAAGTAACAGCAGGTAATGCTTCTAGTATCAATGACGGAGCTGCTGCAGTAGTAGTGATGAGCGAAGAAAAAGCTAAAGAATTAGGTATTAAACCTATGGCTACTTGGATTGCAGGCGGTTTAGGCGGTGTTGAACCTAGAATTATGGGTATCGGACCTGTTGCTGCTACTAAAAAATTATTGGCTAAAACAGGATTAACTATTAAAGATTTCGATATTATTGAATCTAATGAAGCTTTCGCTGCTCAGTCAGTTGCAGTTGGTAAAGAATTAGGTATTGATGTTGAAAAACAGCTTAACCCTAATGGCGGTGCTATAGCTTTAGGACACCCAGTAGGTGCTTCAGGCTGCAGAATTTTAGTTACTTTACTTCATGAAATGGAAGCTAAAAATGCTAAAAGAGGTCTTGCTACTCTTTGTATCGGCGGCGGTATGGGCTGTGCTACTATAGTAGAAAGAGAATAG
- a CDS encoding group III truncated hemoglobin, with protein sequence MKYNEINSEGIEKLMDIFYARIRTNEQLGPIFNGAVGIDDASWERHKEKIAKFWKTMLLNERLYMGNPVQPHINLLPFDIKLFDVWLDLFKECLNEVFEEKAANKYYEVAENIGRNFKAVLFQQ encoded by the coding sequence ATGAAATACAATGAAATAAACAGTGAAGGTATAGAAAAGTTGATGGATATATTCTATGCCAGAATTAGAACAAATGAGCAATTAGGACCTATATTTAATGGTGCAGTTGGTATTGATGATGCTTCTTGGGAAAGACATAAAGAAAAAATAGCCAAATTTTGGAAAACTATGCTTTTGAATGAAAGATTATATATGGGAAATCCTGTACAGCCTCATATTAATTTACTTCCTTTTGATATTAAACTTTTTGATGTTTGGCTTGATTTGTTTAAAGAATGTTTAAACGAAGTTTTTGAAGAAAAGGCTGCTAATAAATATTATGAGGTTGCAGAAAATATAGGAAGAAACTTTAAAGCTGTATTATTTCAGCAATAA
- a CDS encoding 3-hydroxyacyl-CoA dehydrogenase family protein — protein sequence MKVGVIGAGAMGSGIAQAFAQTEGYEVYLCDIKEEFAAGGKEKIAKSFAGRVAKGKMQQADADKILSKITTGLKEICKDADLIIEAAFENLEVKKTTFSELHKICKPDCIFASNTSSLSITEISSGIGRPVVGMHFFNPAPVMKLVEVISGLNTPRDVVEKIIKISEAIGKTPVEVNETAGFVVNRILVPMINEGIELYSMGIASAEGIDNAMKLGANHPMGPLALGDLIGLDIVLAIMEVLQRETGDPKYRPSALLRKMVRGGLLGQKTGKGFYDYSKK from the coding sequence ATGAAAGTAGGTGTAATTGGTGCTGGTGCTATGGGTTCTGGTATAGCACAAGCTTTTGCTCAAACAGAAGGTTATGAAGTTTATTTGTGCGATATAAAAGAAGAATTTGCTGCTGGCGGTAAAGAAAAAATTGCTAAAAGTTTTGCTGGAAGAGTAGCTAAAGGTAAAATGCAGCAGGCTGATGCTGATAAAATTTTATCTAAAATTACTACTGGTTTAAAAGAGATTTGTAAAGATGCAGATTTAATTATTGAAGCTGCTTTTGAAAATTTAGAAGTTAAAAAAACAACATTCTCTGAATTACATAAAATTTGTAAACCTGATTGTATATTCGCTTCTAATACTTCTTCTCTTTCTATTACAGAAATAAGTTCAGGAATAGGAAGACCTGTTGTAGGTATGCACTTCTTCAATCCTGCTCCTGTTATGAAATTAGTTGAAGTTATTTCAGGACTTAATACTCCTAGAGATGTAGTTGAAAAAATCATTAAAATATCTGAAGCAATAGGAAAAACTCCTGTAGAAGTTAATGAAACAGCTGGTTTTGTTGTTAACCGTATACTTGTTCCTATGATTAATGAAGGTATTGAATTATATTCTATGGGCATTGCTTCTGCTGAAGGTATTGACAATGCTATGAAATTAGGTGCTAATCACCCAATGGGTCCTCTTGCTTTAGGAGATTTAATTGGTCTTGATATAGTTCTTGCTATTATGGAAGTTCTACAAAGAGAAACAGGCGATCCTAAATACAGACCTAGTGCTTTACTTAGAAAAATGGTTAGAGGCGGATTGCTAGGACAGAAAACAGGAAAAGGTTTCTACGATTATAGTAAGAAATAA
- a CDS encoding MATE family efflux transporter — protein MTKDMTVGSPFKTIIYFSIPMLIGGIFQQFYSVADTIIIGKFAGSRALASIGATTSTMFFFLSFAVGFTNAFSIVMGQFFGAKNEVMIKRTFLNSIYITLGSSLILLIFGLFFSKYLMILLKTPPDIIENSIIYLKICVGLSFGQLFYNGAASILRALGDSKTPLYFLILTTILNIILDLIFVVLLDMNVAGVAIATVISQMISAILSILYIVKKFPILKLNKSDMVFEFDNLFMIIKIGVSMSIQAIFLSIGEMIISGVVNTFGTNVVASYTTGNRINQFASMAFFVISEAFAVYTAQNFGAGKIDRIKEGFRSIILLSLSLSVLAAVIIFLFGDHLVRIFISSKDEYIDIISEICKGYLRISSLFYPFLGIIVLYNNSVRAIGKALIPLISGITELVIKVGGSVFLSIPLGYVGIWFANPVGWAIGIIPTCIYFHKYAFNKKTNNIY, from the coding sequence ATGACAAAAGATATGACAGTCGGAAGTCCGTTTAAAACTATAATATATTTTTCTATACCAATGCTTATAGGAGGCATATTTCAGCAATTTTATAGCGTTGCAGATACCATTATAATAGGAAAATTTGCAGGTTCTAGGGCTTTAGCTTCTATAGGTGCAACAACTTCAACTATGTTTTTCTTTTTATCATTTGCTGTAGGCTTTACGAATGCTTTTTCAATAGTTATGGGGCAGTTTTTTGGGGCTAAAAATGAGGTTATGATTAAAAGAACTTTTTTAAACTCCATCTATATAACATTGGGCAGTTCTTTAATACTTTTGATATTTGGTTTATTTTTTTCAAAGTATTTGATGATTCTTTTAAAGACTCCTCCTGATATAATAGAAAATTCTATAATTTATTTGAAAATATGCGTAGGCTTATCGTTCGGACAGCTTTTTTATAACGGTGCTGCTAGTATATTGAGAGCTTTGGGGGACAGTAAAACTCCTTTATATTTTTTAATACTTACAACTATACTCAATATTATATTAGATTTAATATTTGTTGTTTTATTAGATATGAATGTTGCCGGTGTTGCAATTGCCACTGTAATATCTCAAATGATTTCAGCTATTTTAAGCATACTATATATAGTGAAAAAATTTCCTATTTTAAAATTAAATAAAAGTGATATGGTATTCGAGTTTGATAATTTATTTATGATAATTAAAATAGGCGTATCTATGAGTATACAGGCAATATTTTTATCTATAGGTGAAATGATTATAAGCGGAGTAGTTAATACTTTTGGTACTAATGTTGTGGCATCATATACTACAGGAAATAGAATAAATCAATTTGCATCTATGGCATTTTTTGTTATTTCTGAGGCTTTTGCGGTATACACAGCACAAAATTTCGGAGCTGGTAAGATTGATAGGATAAAAGAAGGTTTTAGAAGTATAATATTACTTTCTTTATCATTGAGCGTATTGGCAGCTGTAATAATATTTTTATTTGGCGATCATTTAGTGAGAATATTTATATCTAGCAAAGATGAGTATATAGATATAATATCAGAAATATGTAAAGGCTATCTGAGAATATCTTCTTTATTCTATCCGTTTTTGGGTATAATAGTTTTATACAATAATTCTGTAAGGGCTATTGGAAAAGCATTGATTCCTTTGATATCCGGAATAACTGAACTTGTTATAAAAGTTGGCGGCTCTGTATTTTTATCAATACCATTAGGATATGTTGGAATATGGTTTGCAAATCCTGTAGGATGGGCTATAGGAATAATTCCTACTTGTATATATTTTCATAAATATGCTTTTAATAAAAAAACTAATAATATTTATTAA